From Streptomyces zhihengii, the proteins below share one genomic window:
- a CDS encoding aldo/keto reductase — protein MRADDLVPLGRTGLRVSRLGLGLASVGGLFAPVTEARAAAVLERAWDLGIRLYDTAPVYGYGLSERRTGAALGGRDRDAFVLCTKVGRLIEPGGPDTQPIWADPPPGVGPRKDYSYAGVLRSVAESLERLGMDRVDVLHVHDPDEEFGTAVGEAYRALADLRERGTIGAVSIGVNHAPVAARFLRRAAAPGPDCVLLAGRYGLLDQSGLDELLPLCTERGVAVLAAGVYHGGLLAEPGPGTPHAHAPVEPGTAARIAGWRELCGRYGVPLLAAAVRFPFGHPAVAAVVVGARTAAEVEQSAAWLAHPVPAELWAEARRSGLLRAGCPGPPPG, from the coding sequence ATGCGCGCGGACGACCTGGTACCGCTGGGCAGGACCGGGCTGCGGGTCAGCCGGCTGGGACTCGGACTCGCCTCCGTGGGCGGCCTCTTCGCGCCCGTCACCGAGGCCCGGGCCGCCGCGGTGCTGGAGCGCGCCTGGGACCTGGGCATCCGGCTCTACGACACCGCGCCGGTCTACGGCTACGGCCTCTCGGAGCGGCGGACGGGCGCCGCGCTCGGCGGTCGTGACCGGGACGCCTTCGTGCTCTGCACGAAGGTGGGCCGGCTGATCGAGCCGGGCGGCCCCGACACGCAGCCGATCTGGGCCGACCCGCCGCCGGGGGTCGGCCCGCGCAAGGACTACTCGTACGCCGGGGTGCTGCGCAGCGTCGCCGAGAGCTTGGAGCGCCTCGGCATGGACCGGGTGGACGTGCTGCATGTGCACGATCCCGACGAGGAGTTCGGCACGGCGGTGGGCGAGGCGTACCGGGCGCTGGCGGACCTGCGCGAGCGGGGCACGATCGGCGCGGTGTCGATCGGCGTCAACCACGCGCCCGTCGCGGCCCGTTTCCTGCGCCGGGCCGCGGCGCCCGGCCCGGACTGCGTCCTGCTCGCCGGCCGGTACGGGCTGCTCGACCAGTCCGGCCTCGACGAACTGCTGCCGCTGTGCACCGAACGCGGTGTGGCCGTCCTGGCCGCCGGTGTCTACCACGGCGGCCTCCTCGCCGAGCCGGGTCCCGGCACCCCGCACGCGCACGCCCCGGTGGAGCCGGGGACGGCGGCGCGGATCGCGGGGTGGCGGGAGCTGTGCGGACGGTACGGGGTGCCGCTGCTCGCCGCGGCGGTGCGCTTCCCGTTCGGGCACCCGGCGGTCGCCGCGGTCGTGGTCGGCGCACGCACCGCGGCGGAGGTCGAGCAGAGTGCCGCCTGGCTCGCCCATCCGGTTCCCGCGGAACTCTGGGCCGAGGCCCGCCGGTCGGGGCTGCTGCGGGCGGGGTGCCCCGGGCCGCCACCCGGATGA
- a CDS encoding dienelactone hydrolase family protein — protein MAEVLVFHHGHGLTAGVREFADRLRRAGHTVHAPDLYEGKVFDTLDEGIGYAGSAGFDTITARGVAAAEKLPAGLVYLGFSLGVMSAQMLAQTRPGAKGALLIEACVPVSEFGGAWPGGVPVQVHGMDADPFFAGEGDVDAARALVEASGDAELFLYPGDRHLFNDSTLPSWDRRAAEQVHARVLGFLDRVA, from the coding sequence ATGGCCGAGGTGCTGGTCTTCCACCATGGACACGGGCTGACGGCCGGTGTCCGCGAGTTCGCCGATCGGCTGCGACGGGCCGGACACACCGTTCACGCACCGGACTTGTACGAGGGCAAGGTCTTCGACACCCTCGATGAGGGCATCGGCTACGCCGGGAGCGCGGGGTTCGACACGATCACCGCACGCGGGGTCGCAGCCGCCGAGAAGCTGCCGGCCGGGCTCGTCTACCTCGGCTTCTCGCTCGGCGTCATGTCCGCGCAGATGCTGGCCCAGACGCGGCCCGGCGCCAAGGGGGCGCTGCTGATCGAGGCGTGCGTCCCGGTGTCGGAGTTCGGCGGTGCCTGGCCCGGGGGCGTCCCCGTCCAGGTCCACGGCATGGACGCGGATCCGTTCTTCGCCGGGGAGGGCGACGTGGACGCCGCCCGCGCGCTCGTCGAGGCGTCCGGGGACGCCGAGTTGTTCCTCTACCCCGGCGACCGCCACCTGTTCAACGACAGCACTCTGCCGTCCTGGGACCGCCGGGCCGCGGAGCAGGTGCACGCCCGCGTGCTCGGTTTCCTCGACCGCGTCGCGTAG
- a CDS encoding deoxynucleoside kinase has protein sequence MAVICVGGMIGIGKTTVAELLAKELGGEVFRESVDDNPILPLFYTASAEEIQAKRYPFLLQLYFLQTRFASIKRAYKQGNNVLDRSIYEDWYFAKVNHDLGRISSLEMRLYEGLLDEMMREIDGLPYRKAPDLMVYLKADFSTVLRRIGIRGREYEQDESLVEYYRALWSGYDDWVLKHYSASDVLVVDMDHTDVVHDADDAARVAQAVKDALAASGRRA, from the coding sequence ATGGCAGTGATCTGTGTCGGCGGCATGATCGGCATCGGCAAGACGACTGTCGCCGAGCTCCTCGCCAAGGAGCTGGGCGGCGAGGTCTTCCGCGAGAGCGTGGACGACAATCCGATCCTCCCGCTCTTCTACACCGCCTCCGCCGAGGAGATACAGGCGAAGCGCTATCCGTTCCTGCTCCAGCTCTACTTCCTGCAGACGCGGTTCGCCTCGATCAAGAGGGCGTACAAGCAGGGGAACAACGTCCTGGACCGGTCGATCTACGAGGACTGGTACTTCGCCAAGGTCAATCACGACCTGGGGCGCATCAGCTCCCTGGAGATGCGGCTGTACGAGGGCCTGCTCGACGAGATGATGCGCGAGATCGACGGCCTCCCCTACCGCAAGGCACCCGATCTCATGGTCTACCTCAAGGCGGACTTCTCCACGGTGCTGCGGCGCATCGGGATCCGCGGCCGTGAGTACGAGCAGGACGAGAGCCTCGTCGAGTACTACCGGGCGCTGTGGTCGGGCTACGACGACTGGGTGCTGAAGCACTACTCGGCCAGTGACGTCCTCGTCGTCGACATGGATCACACGGACGTGGTGCACGACGCCGACGACGCGGCACGTGTCGCACAGGCGGTCAAGGACGCCCTGGCGGCATCCGGCCGGCGCGCCTGA
- a CDS encoding esterase/lipase family protein, with protein sequence MSNPVVDIWGPVSPEPRTQVASAPEPHDEWPLDGGTAWVYYSPLNRRQLIRPVILSDGFSSGSSELDRLWNGLEENGDYRFISELHACGRDVIILGYHDRTAPIGDNAGTAVDCIRRALAERVGRSKLVVGGFSMGGLVTRYALARMEQDPSLPDHETALHLSYDSPHRGGWLPVSLQAFIHFATDNFGDEPVVGDFIRLFSGLLNSPAAKQMARWYIAKADDTPAAAPERVAFLRELDELGGWPRGVRRIGVANGVGTGTGNGIKAGVTAVRGDGETLQDTWLKTQAEGDQVVARLQKTGGQPTEVRTGGLPEIDGAPGGLFTLPLPTGDPGSFGLAGLLMQALRNTVDEGGVPTSCFIPSVSAVAAAADIDDRTALYTPITPDSSELDAFLCAGRNEAHTTMTEELGAWIVNEIVAGS encoded by the coding sequence ATGTCCAACCCCGTCGTAGACATCTGGGGCCCGGTCTCCCCCGAGCCCCGCACCCAGGTCGCGTCCGCACCGGAGCCGCACGATGAGTGGCCCCTCGACGGTGGTACGGCCTGGGTGTACTACAGCCCGCTGAACCGCCGGCAGCTCATCCGCCCCGTCATCCTCTCCGACGGCTTCTCCAGCGGGTCGAGCGAACTCGACCGGCTCTGGAACGGGCTGGAGGAGAACGGCGACTACCGTTTCATCTCCGAACTCCACGCGTGCGGCCGGGACGTGATCATCCTCGGCTACCACGACCGGACGGCGCCGATCGGGGACAACGCCGGCACCGCCGTCGACTGCATCCGCCGCGCCCTCGCCGAGCGGGTGGGCCGTTCGAAGCTGGTCGTGGGCGGCTTCAGCATGGGCGGGCTCGTCACCCGCTACGCACTGGCCAGGATGGAGCAGGACCCCTCCCTCCCCGACCACGAGACGGCGCTCCACCTCTCCTACGACTCCCCCCACCGCGGCGGATGGCTCCCCGTCTCCCTCCAGGCGTTCATCCACTTCGCCACCGACAACTTCGGCGACGAGCCCGTCGTGGGCGACTTCATCCGCCTGTTCTCCGGCCTGCTCAACAGCCCCGCCGCGAAGCAGATGGCGCGCTGGTACATCGCGAAGGCCGACGACACCCCGGCGGCGGCTCCCGAGCGGGTGGCGTTCCTCCGCGAACTCGACGAACTCGGCGGCTGGCCCCGCGGCGTCCGCCGGATCGGTGTCGCCAACGGTGTCGGCACCGGAACCGGCAACGGCATCAAGGCCGGCGTGACCGCGGTCAGGGGCGACGGCGAGACGCTGCAGGACACCTGGCTGAAGACACAGGCCGAGGGAGACCAGGTCGTCGCCCGGCTCCAGAAGACCGGCGGCCAGCCGACCGAGGTGCGCACCGGCGGGCTGCCCGAGATCGACGGTGCTCCCGGCGGCCTCTTCACCCTGCCGCTGCCGACCGGCGACCCCGGCAGCTTCGGCCTGGCGGGCCTGCTCATGCAGGCTCTGCGCAACACCGTGGACGAGGGCGGCGTCCCCACGTCCTGCTTCATCCCCAGCGTCAGCGCCGTCGCCGCGGCCGCCGACATCGACGACCGGACCGCGCTCTACACGCCGATCACCCCCGACAGCAGCGAACTCGACGCCTTCCTCTGCGCCGGCCGCAACGAAGCGCACACCACGATGACCGAAGAACTCGGCGCGTGGATCGTGAACGAGATCGTCGCCGGGAGCTGA